TCACCCGAGTACTGCCTGCGGTTCCGGCCCGCGGCGCGGTCAGCGCAGTCCGAGGACACGGGGATGTCGCACATCGGGTTCCGCTGCGCTCGCGACGCCTGAACCGATCAGTGGGCAGCGGGGAATACCTGTGCCCAGTCGTCCTTGACGCTGACAACCGTGTACCCGAGCGCGTCCGCCTCTGCGAGGGCGGTCTCCACGCCCGTGCCGTAAGGGATGTCATCGCGGGTCGGGTCGTCATGGTGGACCAGAAGTGCGAATCCCTTCCCACCGCTGCGTGCGAAGTTCAGCATCGGCATGTCGCCGTTCGCGTTACCGCCTGCGAACAGTGGCCGTCGCCCGATCCGGCTCCAGATCCGCACCGGCTTCTCGGGGCCGTCGTCGAAGAACGAGAGGTCTGCGGTGTATCGGACTGCTGCGGAGTCCGCGTCGTACGTGAGTCCGTACGCGGAGCCGACGACTCGTTCGGGCGGGATGCCGTAGTAGTCCTCGGCCATCGGCCGCATGAAGTCGCGTTCGCCTGCTGAGACGATGTAGCAGGTGAAACCGTTCGCCTCGAGGTAGCGGAGCAGCTCGACCATCGGCTGGTAGACAGACTGAGAGAGCGGGCGGTGCAGCGTGGGATGCAGGGCGGTGCGGTAGAAGTCGGCGACGGATGCCGCGTAGTCGCCGACACTCATACCTTGCGTGACTTCGACGATGGCGGCGATCAGCACACCGAGGTCGCTGTCGTCTCCGGCGTAGTGCTTGTCGACGGCGCCGCCGAGCCACGACAGGTCGCCGCTCGCGACGGCGGTGTAGGGCTGTCGCTGGGCGAGAGTCGGGTCTGTCTGCAGCCGTTCCCGCCACCGCTCGATCAGGTACTGCAGTTGGGCGATGACCGGCTTCTCAATCCAGAGCGTCCCGTCGTTGTCGAACACTGCAACGCGCTCACTGGCAGGAACCGCATCCGGGCCCTGCGCGACCGTCTCGACGAACTCCACGATCGCGCGTCGCGTCTTCGTATCCCGCCACGAGGGCATCGGATCCGTGCTCATCGTCGTCCTCCGTCTGCGCTGCGCCGCATCGACATCCTGTGGCTATCCTGGCGTCCCGCTGCACCAGCCGGAAGCGGTGGACGGAATGCCTTCCGAGATCGCGGATGGGCAGTGACGGGCTGGGGGCCGTCTGGTAACGTCCGGAACGGACTGTCCTTCAGACGAGGAGACGTTGAGAATGGCCGAGAAGCCGAACATCATCCTGTTCATGTCCGACGATGTCGGGTGGGGCGATCTGGGCTGTTACGGGGGTGGCGAGAACCGCGGCGCTCCGACTCCGAATCTGGACAGGCTGGCGGCCGAGGGCTTGCAGTTCATGTCGTTCTACGGCCAGCCGAGCTGTACGCCGGGACGCGCCGCGGCGATCACCGGTCGACTCCCGATCCGCAGCGGAATGACCACGGTTGCATTCCCGGGTCAGGGCGGCGGGCTGCCGGCACCGGAGTGGACCCTGGCGAGCGTGCTGAAGAAGGCCGACTACGACACCTGCCACATCGGCAAGTGGCACCTCGGCGAAGCGGACTACGCGATGCCGACCGCTCACGGCTTCGACGAGATGTACAACACAACGCTGTACCACCTGAACGCGTACACCTACACCGACAAGGCCTACAACCCCGACTTCCCGTTCGGCGACCCGGTGACGATGAAGATGTGGGGCAACGTCATAGGCGCCCTCGAGGGCAAGTCGGGCGAGGAGCCGCACGAGGTCGAGAAGGTCGACTCGTCCAACATCCCGCTCATCGACGAGAAGTCCACCGACATCGCACTGGACTATATCCAGGACCACGCGAACGGCGAGAACCCGTTCTTCCTGTACCTCAACACCGCGAAGCTGCATCAGCCGAACCTGCCGCATCCCGACTTCGAAGGCGCATCACTGGCCAAGTCGAAGTACCTCGATTCCCTCGTCGAACTCGACCACCGGGTCGGGCAGGTGGTGGATAAGGTGCGCGAACTTGGGATCGCCGAGAACACCCTGATCGTCTGGACCACCGACAACGGTGCATGGCAGGACGTCTACCCCGACTGCGGGTATACCCCGTACCGCGGCACGAAGGGCACCGATTATGAGGGCGGAAGTCGGGTGCCCGCGATCGCCTGGTGGCCAGGCTCCATCGAACCCGGCCGCCGCAACTCCGACATCGTCGGATCACTGGACCTGATGGCGACGTTCGCCAGCATCGCCGGGCTCGAGCTGCCCACCGAGGACCGCGAGGGCGAGCCCACGATCTTCGACAGCTATGACCAAACCGCCCTCCTGAAAGGCGAAGGGCCGTCGACCCGCGACCACTGGTTCTACATGACCGAGACCGAGATGGTCCCAGGTGCCATCCGCCTCGGAAAGTGGAAGGCGATCTGGAACGTGCGCGACGGATGGCGCGGACCGGCGTCCTACACGGCGATCGTCCCGGAGCTGTTCGACCTGTGGCAGGACCCGCAGGAGCGCTACGACATCTTCATGAACAGCTTCGCCGAGAAGACCTGGCAGCTGCCGCAGATGGCCGATCGACTGCTCTCAGTGCTCCCCACGTACAAGAAATACCCGAACCGGCCGATCCAGACTGCGGGCATCAGTTACGCCATGTTCGAAGTCGATGACGCCCAAGTGCAGGAGCAGATCGCCAAAATGCTGCACGGACTCACGTCTACCGGCTGAACCCGGTTGCGGCGGCGGATGGTGCGCTCACGCGGATTCTGAGTACGTCACGATTGCGGCGGCAGCGGCTGTCGCCAGTCTCTGACGCAGAACGATGAACTCGCCCCCCGCCGAGGCGGCGTGTGCATCGACCTGCGCGCGTCCACTTGGCAGCTACCGGTAGTTGATGGATTGCATTCGCCGGATTGCGGGTAGTTGAGGAAAGGTGAAACCCGCGGAAATATGCGGAATCTTCGTTGTGTCAGGGTGACTCGAAAAGCTCTGGAATGGGGATTTTGCGGACTTTCTGCGGACTGGGTAACGAGCCTCGGGCCTATTGCGACTGCCAAGTCCCTGCGGCAGTGACACGCCCCTCCGATATCGAGAGCGTAGCGGTCGGGCTTGGCTGCGCTCCGGGCTTTCGCGGCATATCCTCGGTCCTCCGCTGCGCTCCGGTCCTCCGGTATTCCACGACCCGGCTCTCCGCCGCACCCGACCGCTATTCAGCTGAGATCGGAGGGAACGAGTGACAGATTGTCGGTGACGCTTCCAGCCCTGTTCTAGGTCGAGAGCATCGACGCGACGGCGACAGTCGAACTGAACCCGGGCGCTAACGACGAGGTGCATCAACCGGCGAAAACCGCGGATTTCCGCGGCCGTAGAGCCAAGTTGGACGCGCTTCAATTACATCGACCCGAGGTCGTTTTCGAGGAAGTGTGGGCAAAGTGTGGGCAAAGCGCGGCTACTTCGACAGATGTGTCAGTTCCGAATGCACGAACAGACTGGTGAAGGCCCATCCGGACGGCCTGTGCAGATGTCGAGACCGTCGATCAAGCCAATGAATCGTGACGTGTCAGCCGCGATCGATGAGGACGTTCGTAAGGGTCATCGGCCGCGGCCTGCGGTGCGCGACTCTGCCGAAGACCATCTATCGACGCGCGGCGAGCCCGGCCTCACTTGCGCGTACGCGCACCACGCCACTCCTTCTCCCGACCTTCACAACGGGCCCGTCGCGTCCTGGCAGGCAAAGGCTCAACGGCCCACATCCGATGGATGCGGGCCGTTGAGCGATCCCGGCGACGTTCAGTGATACCACCCGAAGTACCAGATGACTTGTCCGTTGTACGTCGTCGCCGCGCACCCACTGACGATATGACCAGGATTGCTTGCTATCCATTTCCTGCGATCCTCATTGCAATCTGCGCTCGAGGTATAGCCGCTGGCATTCCCTGTATGTGCCTGCGCCGGGGCCGCCAGCAACCCGCCGAGTAAGGTAGCGCCGATAACCGTGGCCGCGGCGAGTGTTCTTGTACTTTTCGTTTTGAACATGAAATCCCCGATCTCCTTGGACGGCACCGCCGGGCAGATGGCGGTGAGGGAAACAGCTTCTTATTGCTCTTGCCTCCTGGTTAGCACGCTAGGGGTTTGCATTTCTGGTGTCTGTAGACCGCATGGGGAACATCACGCGGTACCGCTATCAGGACGGCACGAGTCGATGAGTGGGCGGCCTCCGACCTCGCGATCCCCGCCGCGCGCGCCAAGAGCATCTTGGCCGGCAGCGGACCTGCTGTCGTCGACACATCACTCAGCAGAGCAGCAGCTCGCTCAAATGCTACGACCGTCGAGCTCGGCCAACTCACCAGTCGATCGGGCGGGTGTTCCCGACGAGGCATCCCCCGTCGAGGATGCCGGGGACAACGACGGCGACGGGCTCACCCCATCCAGGCTGACCCACCTGACCTACCAGGCATTCCTCGTCCCAGCGCACCGAGAACTGGATACTCTCAGCCGGATTACCGACGGTGGACTCATCCTCGGTCACCTGCATGGCCCCCCGGTCGAACCCCGCCACGCTCAGCGCATCAATGTAGGCCCGGCCCGCATACGGCTCAGGCCCGGACCACACACTAGCGACGACGCTCGAGAACAAGGGTAAGTTGTCATCGGCGGAGCCATCCGGCACGAGAACCGGACCGGCTGATTCCGGTGCGGGCGACGCGGTTTCGATCCCGGGCGTCGCGGCTTCGATGCGCGTCGGAACCTCCGAAGGATTCGGCTCCGCGGGCTCTGCGCAGCCGGCGACGGCAAGGGCTCCCCCCAGCACGACGGATGCCCCAACGAGGCGTATGAAGGAGGATCGACGCACCCTTCGATGCTACGCACTGTCGGAACGGTGCGTCGACCGTCGTGGCGTCGACTACAGGACGTTGTGGGGAAAGTAGCGGATCGCCGTCAGCGGTAATCCTCAGTGCCGTGGGCAGGTCGAGATCGTTGTGACGCGCCAGCTTCGACCCACGGCTCAGCGTCGGGGAAGTTGAGGAGGAGAGCTTCGACAAGTACACGCCGCGGGAGCGTTGTAGTAGCCGGCCCAGTGGCCAACGGTCGAAGCGAGCAATTTCGTGTGTCGGCCTGCCATGCGGCGTAGCTCCGCGATGACGGGAGCGGGATCAGAGGTGAACTGGTGGCGGGAGCAGAATGCCGACAACTCAATGTCGAGCAGGAGTTCAGGTCGCATGGTCGAGGTCCTTCCCCGGCCGAGGATGTCACGCTACTCCGACACAGACCGGGGATCGGCCACGCGCCCCCACGCACGGGTGCGGTTCGTGATTTCATGCGTGCAGCGCGCATCGTCCGCTGCTCAACGAGGCCCATGATCAACAGCCCGACAGCGGCAAGAACAAGCAGAGCCCAGCCGACGATGTTATGCCACTCGCCCGCAAATGCCGCAGGCGCAAGCTGCGCGGCGAACGTGCCAAGGAACAACGACAGACCGAACCAGACCATGCTGTTCGAGACGGCAGCGGCCCGTGCGATCCGCTCCCTCTCGTGCATGACCCCAAACCTCCCACCGAGCGGAGGCGGGGTCCAGCCGTCACAGCGGTTTCAGAGCGGCCCCGCGTCCTGGCCGCGGGGAGAGGCAGCCGGCCCACGGCCGACTGAATGAGCCGCTTCGCGGCGCTGTCTTTCAATCCCAAGGGTGTGGCCGGAACGCCGAGCCTATGCGAGCTCCTGCGGCTCCTTGCCGTTCCGGTCGCTATTTGCAGACTTCACCCTCCGCTGCGCTCCGGGCTCCGCTTAGCAACCGCTCCCTCCAGGCACTCCGCCGCCTCCGCCCGCACCGGCACTACGTGTCCGGCCCCACGCCGGGAAAACGTTGAGGGAGAAGAAGAAATGACACGAAGCGATTTCGTCACGATCCGCACGACGGTCAGCACCGAGGACGACCGGGAAACGGGCCGGCTAATCGGGAGGAGGGAGGAAGAACTCAACCGGTGGGGGCAGTCGGGCTACTCGCACGCGGGCACGCTCACGATCCCCAGCCCCGGACAGATCACCATCATCGACACCCTGCAGAAGACCATCGAGAACTGACCACCATGAGCGAGCCGCACACCACCACCACACCCGCTGTGCGGCTCGCTCCGCGTGCCAGCCTCGACACCCTGTGGGATGCCGCCCAGCGCGTCATGGCCATCACCGGCGTGGTCGAGCAGGCCACCAGCGCCACCGTCCGCCGCCAGTGGGACGCGATAGACGCCGAACTCACCATCCTCGGCATCCCGGTCTATGACCGCCACGGCGCCTCCGGCCCCGGCAGAGCCTGGTGGACCGCGCAGAACAGTGAAGGCCGGCTGATCGGGAAGTGGGCGGAGTCCTACGAAGAAGCCGTCATCCAACTCGGCGCAAGCTTCCGCAGCCGCATCGTCTGGTGCGTGCCCGACACCGACCTGCAGGTACGCGACCGCTACCCACGCAGCAAGCAGGGCGAACCGCGCATCCACCCCGTCACCGACCAGCCCATCCCTGGCCCGGACTACGCCCCGCTCACCACCCTCTTCTAACCCGCCCACAAGCACGCAGGAGCATCCCATGACCGAACCCCAGCCCACCGTCCACCCCATCGACGCGCGCGTGCAGCAGATCGCCGCGCTGCTCCCATTCCCCGTGCAGCTCGACGCCGACATGGGCGGAACATTCGTCCTGCAGATCGACCTCGGACTCCGTGGGGGAGTGGACGACCCACACGACACCGCAGGAATCGACCCCGACTACCCCCGCTGGTGGGTCGACATCGAAGGCGGAGAACGCACCTACATCTCCGACCTGGGACTCGACGCCGACCCACCAGCGGTCGCCGACTGGATCGCCACCACCGCTCAGCGACAGCAGTGCCCCGCCGCCCGCGGCGCCGACAACGCACGAGAAGCGTGAACCCCCAGCACAGCGCCTGTGGAAGCTCCCACGGGTGCCTGCGCTCGGCAGCGTGTCGGGATGACAGCAACGTCATCCGTTTGGCCCAACATTCAATGAGGACTGGTGGACCGAACCGCGGCTGCACTTCTTCGAGCGCGCGGGCCGGTAGGTAGCCATGTGCGGCCGCTAGTCAAACGAGGCCATCGGCTGCCTTAGCTCCTTACATCGGGATCCTCGCGAGGCAGGATGCCATTCATTTGTAGGCCATATGGCCGACGCGCCGTGGCAGAAGGCGGGTGTACCTTCTCCCGTACCACCTTCGCCGAAGAGGGTCTGAGAGTGAGGAAACGCAATGAAAGTTTCGCTCCGCAAGGTAGTCACGTGCATCGCAACTACTGCACTCGTGGTTGGATCAGCCGTCTTCGTGACGCAAAGCGCAACCGCTTCCACCGTGTCCCAGGGAGATGCTGTCGCGGTGACAGTCGGCAGTAATGTGCCCCAAGAAAGACCGCAAGGTGGATGGGTTGACTCGTATCGCGCTATCGCAGGCGTCGTTGGGACACAGCCGCCAGCTGGCTACGTGAGGTGGAAGTCGGACTTCTACTCGCGGCAGACCTGCCTCAATTACGGGAGTTGGATGATGTGGCAGTCGACATACAGCATTGCCGGATACTGGTGCACGTCCACGGGCCAGCCACCCGACGGCAGGTACTGGTTGTTTGTGCGATGGTCATGTACTGATCGCGCAGCCGCGGCGTCAGCCACCGGGTCACCGTTCCGGCTGGAGTGGGGACTTGCTGCGTAAGCTCGCACTCTCCGTTCTATGCATTGTTCTGCTGGCGCCGATGACCGGTTGCCAGAGTCAATCGGAACCAGATGACGTCGCAATCGACGGGGTGTCGTCTGCCAGCTTCCAACAGGGAGACGAATCCAAGGACAGCAGTGCCGCCGCGATTACGCTGCGTCTAACCGAGGACGACGTCGGCTGGGAACAGCTTGATGCCAGCTTGTCCAAGGCTGGCATCGACGTGCTCACGCTGAACGCGACACCGGCGCAGCTCGGCTATGCCCAGGAGATTGTCGACGCGGGGACCGAATTCCTTCATTCCAAGGGTGCCCGTCTCGTCGGCCTGATCGCGGCCGACGAGGCCGGGGAAAAGGCGTGGGAACTCTTCGCTCGAAACTCCGTCGATATTCAAGTTGGGGTGCTGATCAACGCAACCCCCCAGCCGATGCCGACTTTCACGAGTCCGTTCCAGACGCCCGTTCTCGTGCTGGACACAACCACGGAGTCGAATCCCGACACGTACAGCAGTTTCCACGACCACCTCTCAGACATCGCCTATCCTCACGAAATGCGTAGCTACAGCGACAACGTTCACTTCGCTCCGGCGACCACTCAGTCGGATCAGAACGCTTGGAGTGATGCGACCAATCGAACCCAAGCATGGCTGTCGCAATTTCTCTCGAACGAGGACGACTGACATGGCACCATCTGATTGGGTTCCTAAGCGATTTGGTGCGGAAAGCCGTCACCTGGAATACGCCGTAAGCCGACGTGGCCCGCAGATCTTCGTCCAGACCCCCATGCCGGATTGGGTTGCCGAAGCTATCGGTGAGCCGTACCATTCGTCGCTGCTGACCAGTGATATTGCTCTGCGGGTAGTGAGACGGCCCGCAAGCTGGTTGGTCATAGCTGCCTCGTTTCCCCACGCGACTGCGGCTTATGTGTGGGAAGTTGTCAACCTCGAAGAGGCAAAGTCTCTTGCTATCGGCCTACATGAGGGGGTGATAGCGAGCCAGCATGAGGAGATCGCACACGTTCAGCAGCTACGGGACTGACGGTTACGGTTGAGAGACCTTCTATGGCCACACGACTGCGCCGGTGGGCACAGCAGCACGGCGGCGGTGTTCTGTCGATGCGACGTGGACAGTTAGCTAAATACGTGCGAGAATGGCCAATGCCACCCGTTACGACGGGTTCGGAAGAAGGCCTCAGGAACCCAGCCGGACGACTGGATCTGAGGCCCTTCGCTTTTTTAAGGCTGCAGCGAGTCCGCCGTACGATGGCGGATCAGGATGGTGTTTTGCAGAGCTTCGAGGTGACCGGGCTCACCGATCTCTGCGGCGTTGACGGCGCCGAGCAGGACGTCAGCGATCCAGAGCAACGGTTCGTCACCACCGCGCCGGTGATCGATCCGAACCCGCTTATCGAGGCCTTGTCCCTGGAGTGCAACGATGTGTGCGCGGTCTTGAAGGTTCTGTGCATCGGAGCGATGTTCCAGGGTCAGTTCGAACGACTCCAGCTCGACCATGTCGTGGTAGAGCGCTTCCAAGCATTTCCGTCGACAGCGCTCGTTCCTCCTCATTCGTTCGCTCAAGTGCGTGATGACGACTGTCATGGGGGCAAGTTCAGCCAGTCGTTTCACGATCGTGCGCCGACGTGATTCTCCTTCGTCAGTCCAGTGAAGTTTGATCTGCCCCGGAAGCGCGAGCGTTCGGACCCGTTCGCGAACTTCTTCGCAGAGATTGATAGGGATCAGGGCGGCGCCGATGAGGTACTCCTGGCGGTCCGTGGACCGCAGCACGGATGACTCATCGACAAACGCTCGGAAGGACTCGGACGGCACGTCTCTACCGTAAGTGTCTGAGCAGACTGTGCTGTTCCGGCGGACAGGAGGACCACGAAGTCGCTGTCCGGATACCGAGCTAGCGTCCGTCGTGCGGCTCGAGATTGGTCAACGCAGCCGGCCTAGCGCATCGACAAGCTCCTGCTCGAGCCGAGCTGCATGTTCGAGCTCGGCGGTGGGCTTCGGTGCTGCATCGGAGCTGCGCGCGGGCGCAGGCGCAGTGTCGACCATGGTGCGGCGCTTGTCGGCTTTGCTGGTCTCGGCTTCGTACGGGCAGTGCGCGCCGCTGATGGCGGGTAGGTGCTCGAGGTGGTGCGGGGCGAGAATGAACCGCAGCGGAGCGGGCACGCCCATCCCGCCGGGGTGGGCGAGCAGACTGACGAACTGGGCGAGCAACCCCGCGCTCACGCCGGCAGAGAGCGCGGCGACGTTCTGGCTGGATGGAGGCTGCAGCCCCGATCGCGCGATGTACGTCGGATCGTCGAGCAGACCGTCTTGGTCGAGGCGCACTTGAGCGAGGTCAAGCTGGCCGTTGCAGACCATGCAGGGTCGACCTGGTACGAGAGTATGCGCGCGCCAGATGCTGCTGCGCAGCCGCCCATCACCGAACGTTTCGATCGCGATCCCCCCATCGATGACGGGGATGAGGTCCGCGTAAGCCAGCTGGTTCATTACAGCGCGGGGCCACGGTCGATCGACGCACGAGAAGATGATGTCGCAGTCAAGGGCAGCGCGCTGACCTTCGAGGCTGGTGATCTTCATGTCGTGAGATACGGGAGTGAAGCGGTCGGCCGTGGCGGCGGTTTTCATGAGACGAACCGCGACGTCGGTCTTTCGCCGGTGGAGCGCGGCATCGAGTCTGGTAGCACCGATCATCCGGTCGAGGTTGAGGGTCTCGACGGTGTCGAAATCCATGACCCCGACGGTTTCCAGTCCGGTAGCTGCGAGCCGCTGTGCGACGTCGAGGCCGACGCTGCCAACTCCGACGACGAGGACGCGAGTTCGGGCGATGGAGCCCTGCATCACGTCACCCCAGGAGGAAACGGTGCGAACTTGCGATGTGGTCGCGGGGGGTGCTGGCCGGAGGGAGTCGTTCCAGCAGATGCGGAATTCGGGTGCCGCGACGCGCACGGATTCGGCCCAGTGGGGATTGCCTGTGTCGGGCCAGAATCGTGCCGACCATGTCAGGTCTCGCCCGGCGAGTGTCATCCCGATCAGGGGCAGGTCGGTGATCCCGCGGGCGGTGCGTCCATATGCGGACTCCGTGGTGTGGTCGGGGCGGCTCAGCCCCTGCCATCCCCGGCCACCGGGGTGGGAATGCAGAAGGACGAGACCTTCGCCACGTGCTCGCGCTTCGCTGGCGGCGCGGAGGACATAGGTGCTGGTGAAACAGGCGTTGCCGTGCACGTGGCGTTCGCCCTCACGGGGTGAGATGACTGAGCGAATGACGGCGGTCGTCCGGACGGTACCGGTGGACAGTTGATAGGTGGCAGCGAGGACATCTTCCTGACCGTCTTCGCGGAGAAGATGCGCACGCATCGCTTCGTCGATCGCGCCGGTCATGGCGACGGAAGAGGACATTTCAGGCCGCCAGAGGAGTGATCATCGACAGCTGTCCGCGGACATGTCGCAGCCACGCGAGCGCCGGCGGGATGGAGGTGTCCGTGAAGGTGAAGTCTCGGGAGTGTCGGCGCCACCCCGGCGGGCAGTCTGTGGTGTCCGAGTTCGTGCCAGGGAAGGTGAGATCTTCCGGGAGGTGGATCCAGTGAGGCGGTGACAGGGGCCACTGCTGCACCTCGGAGAGGCTGACGCCCGTCGTGATCGTCTCGCCCTGATGCGGTCCTCCGACCGCGACGATCTCGTAGAGGATGCGGGCACCGTCGACCCGAGCGGGATGGCCGGTCGCGGCCATGTCTTTCAGGAACTGGACGGTGGCCTCGCTCGGCTCGGGGGTGTCGCTCACGAGACACCACCGATGCGCTTGGCCGTGACGAACTTATCGCCGTCGCTGATGTGGACGAGTTCATCGTCCGAGAGTGTGTCGACCGCACCGCCAGCTCCGACGCGTGCGAGGTCGTTCTCGGCGGGATTCACGCCCGAGAGACGAAGGATGGCTGCGCGTTCCATGTCATCGTCGTACGTGGTGAACGGTTCGCCGTCAATCGTGAAGCGCAGCTTCCGCCGGGCGCGGAACCGGTCACCATCCTTGAGGTGGATGATCTGCCCATCCTTGATGTGCGTCTCAGTTCCGGCTTTGACGCGGAAGAGGTCGAACACCTTCGGGTCCTTGCCGGCAAGGCGCAGTACCTCCGAGGCCTGCTGGTCGTCGTCACGGGTCGTGTAAATCGTGTCGTCGATGGTGATGTGAAACGAGGGGTTGGTAGCCACGATGGGCTCCTTCCTAGGAGTGTCTACCCTGACGATGGTCAGGTTCAGGTATCGTTTACCTCTCGGGTACATCAATTGTACCACCGAAACGATATACCTATTAGGTAAAGAATGCTCTTAGCCTGGATCGAGCCCGAGTTGCAGGAGACCTGCATTCGCGGCAAGAGTCTGGACAGTGTCGCGGGCGAATGGTCTCTCGCCGCTCGCGATCTCATTGCCGTCGTGGTTCACGCATCGAATCTTGGAAGTCTGATTGCGCTTCGAAGCATCGGCACCACGCCGGCCCACGATGGTCTGATCTTGTCTCTGGAGGAGGTCCACATGCACACGCGACTGCTTCACCCCGACGGACGCGTACGAAGAATCCGAACTGGCGACCGACTAGCAGCGCACGCGTCGGTGAACAGCATCGTCGTTGACGACGTTCTCATCGGTGGACACTCGCTCCGTCAACGAGCAGGTAGCTGATGGCCGAGATCTACGCACCCAACGAAGCCGCTCTCGACTGGGCGGACCCCCCAGGCCGGATGCTGCAGCGAGAGCTTGACGCCCAAGGACTCACCCAGTCCCAGCTCGCGACGCGCACCGGACTCAGCACCAAACACGTCAACTTGGTGGTGAAAGGCACCGCCCTTCTCTCGCCAGATGTCGCCATCAGTCTCGAGCAAGTTCTTGGCGTCCCCGCGGAGTTCTGGCTGAAGTGGGAAGCGGCGTATCAAGCTGCCGCCGCTCGTACGGAGCGCCGCGAATCATGGGCGGACTTCGCCGAATGGGCTGCTCGTTTCCCAAGAAACATGCTCATCAGCCGACACGTCATCGAGGCAACCGACCTCACGAAAGACGTCGTTGCAAAGCTCCTGACCTTCTTCGCCGTCGCGTCGCCAAGCGCG
This portion of the Microbacterium pygmaeum genome encodes:
- a CDS encoding HAD family hydrolase; amino-acid sequence: MSTDPMPSWRDTKTRRAIVEFVETVAQGPDAVPASERVAVFDNDGTLWIEKPVIAQLQYLIERWRERLQTDPTLAQRQPYTAVASGDLSWLGGAVDKHYAGDDSDLGVLIAAIVEVTQGMSVGDYAASVADFYRTALHPTLHRPLSQSVYQPMVELLRYLEANGFTCYIVSAGERDFMRPMAEDYYGIPPERVVGSAYGLTYDADSAAVRYTADLSFFDDGPEKPVRIWSRIGRRPLFAGGNANGDMPMLNFARSGGKGFALLVHHDDPTRDDIPYGTGVETALAEADALGYTVVSVKDDWAQVFPAAH
- a CDS encoding arylsulfatase, translated to MAEKPNIILFMSDDVGWGDLGCYGGGENRGAPTPNLDRLAAEGLQFMSFYGQPSCTPGRAAAITGRLPIRSGMTTVAFPGQGGGLPAPEWTLASVLKKADYDTCHIGKWHLGEADYAMPTAHGFDEMYNTTLYHLNAYTYTDKAYNPDFPFGDPVTMKMWGNVIGALEGKSGEEPHEVEKVDSSNIPLIDEKSTDIALDYIQDHANGENPFFLYLNTAKLHQPNLPHPDFEGASLAKSKYLDSLVELDHRVGQVVDKVRELGIAENTLIVWTTDNGAWQDVYPDCGYTPYRGTKGTDYEGGSRVPAIAWWPGSIEPGRRNSDIVGSLDLMATFASIAGLELPTEDREGEPTIFDSYDQTALLKGEGPSTRDHWFYMTETEMVPGAIRLGKWKAIWNVRDGWRGPASYTAIVPELFDLWQDPQERYDIFMNSFAEKTWQLPQMADRLLSVLPTYKKYPNRPIQTAGISYAMFEVDDAQVQEQIAKMLHGLTSTG
- a CDS encoding DUF6993 domain-containing protein, translating into MRRSSFIRLVGASVVLGGALAVAGCAEPAEPNPSEVPTRIEAATPGIETASPAPESAGPVLVPDGSADDNLPLFSSVVASVWSGPEPYAGRAYIDALSVAGFDRGAMQVTEDESTVGNPAESIQFSVRWDEECLVGQVGQPGWGEPVAVVVPGILDGGCLVGNTRPIDW
- a CDS encoding ThiF family adenylyltransferase, whose product is MTGAIDEAMRAHLLREDGQEDVLAATYQLSTGTVRTTAVIRSVISPREGERHVHGNACFTSTYVLRAASEARARGEGLVLLHSHPGGRGWQGLSRPDHTTESAYGRTARGITDLPLIGMTLAGRDLTWSARFWPDTGNPHWAESVRVAAPEFRICWNDSLRPAPPATTSQVRTVSSWGDVMQGSIARTRVLVVGVGSVGLDVAQRLAATGLETVGVMDFDTVETLNLDRMIGATRLDAALHRRKTDVAVRLMKTAATADRFTPVSHDMKITSLEGQRAALDCDIIFSCVDRPWPRAVMNQLAYADLIPVIDGGIAIETFGDGRLRSSIWRAHTLVPGRPCMVCNGQLDLAQVRLDQDGLLDDPTYIARSGLQPPSSQNVAALSAGVSAGLLAQFVSLLAHPGGMGVPAPLRFILAPHHLEHLPAISGAHCPYEAETSKADKRRTMVDTAPAPARSSDAAPKPTAELEHAARLEQELVDALGRLR